The Chitinophagales bacterium genome has a window encoding:
- a CDS encoding bifunctional GNAT family N-acetyltransferase/carbon-nitrogen hydrolase family protein, whose protein sequence is MVKHIELGNLSVEDYQELIVVMKAAYPKWPGNYWSLPVIENLIQRFPKGQIVVKADGKVVGCALSIVVQYKKFGDNHSYTQITGNYTFNTHDDKGDVLYGIEVFIHPDYRGLRLGRRLYDARKELCEEMNLKAVVFGGRIPHYHTYAAEMTPKEYIQKVKRKEIYDPVLSFQLSNDFHVKKVIKNYMPDDIQSKEYGTLLQWDNVYYTPPDTDRFTNKTYVRIGLIQWQMRPYKSLNEMFEQVEYFIDSISAYKSDFALLPELFNGPLMAEFNNMNEAEAMRALAQYTPEMKETFKRLAISYNVNIITGSLPSIENDRLKNVGFICHRNGNIDQYEKIHITPDESKAWGIKGGNTLKVYDTDAGKIGVLICYDVEFPELGRILAEQGMQILFVPFLTDTQNAYMRVRTCAMARAIENECFVAITGSVGNLPKVENMDISYSQSAVFTPCDFAFPSNGVKTEATQNTEMILIADVDLQLLDELHSYGSVRNLKDRRTDFYELKLKK, encoded by the coding sequence ATGGTCAAACATATAGAATTAGGCAATCTGTCTGTAGAAGACTACCAGGAGCTAATTGTGGTAATGAAAGCGGCTTATCCCAAATGGCCGGGCAACTACTGGTCGCTACCGGTGATTGAGAACCTGATACAACGTTTTCCCAAAGGGCAGATAGTTGTAAAAGCTGATGGCAAAGTGGTTGGTTGCGCCCTGAGTATAGTGGTGCAATACAAGAAGTTTGGCGACAACCACAGCTATACGCAGATAACCGGCAACTATACCTTTAACACCCATGACGACAAGGGCGATGTACTGTATGGCATTGAAGTTTTCATACACCCCGACTATCGTGGATTGAGGCTGGGGCGCAGGCTGTATGACGCCCGTAAAGAATTGTGCGAAGAAATGAACCTGAAAGCGGTGGTATTTGGCGGACGTATACCCCACTACCATACTTATGCTGCAGAGATGACACCCAAGGAATACATCCAGAAAGTAAAACGCAAAGAGATATATGACCCGGTGCTTAGCTTCCAGCTTTCTAACGACTTCCACGTAAAAAAAGTGATCAAAAACTACATGCCGGACGATATACAAAGTAAAGAATACGGTACACTACTGCAATGGGATAATGTGTATTACACACCACCCGATACAGACAGGTTTACCAATAAAACTTACGTACGTATAGGCTTGATACAATGGCAGATGCGCCCGTACAAATCGCTGAATGAAATGTTTGAACAGGTGGAATACTTCATAGATTCTATATCCGCCTACAAAAGCGATTTTGCCCTGCTGCCTGAATTATTCAACGGGCCGCTGATGGCGGAATTCAACAACATGAACGAAGCAGAAGCTATGCGTGCTTTAGCCCAGTACACGCCCGAAATGAAAGAAACCTTCAAGCGGCTGGCTATTTCCTATAATGTGAACATCATAACAGGCAGCCTGCCCAGTATAGAGAACGACCGTCTGAAAAATGTAGGATTTATCTGCCACCGCAATGGCAACATTGACCAGTACGAGAAGATACATATAACACCTGACGAGAGTAAGGCGTGGGGCATAAAAGGAGGTAATACGTTAAAGGTATATGATACCGACGCGGGTAAAATAGGCGTACTGATATGTTATGATGTTGAGTTTCCGGAACTGGGACGCATACTGGCAGAACAAGGCATGCAGATACTGTTCGTGCCCTTCCTGACCGATACACAAAATGCATACATGCGTGTACGTACCTGTGCTATGGCAAGGGCTATTGAAAATGAATGTTTCGTGGCTATTACAGGGAGTGTAGGTAATCTACCCAAAGTAGAGAATATGGACATTTCTTATTCACAATCTGCTGTTTTCACACCTTGCGACTTTGCGTTCCCATCTAACGGTGTAAAAACGGAAGCAACACAGAATACAGAAATGATACTCATAGCCGATGTAGACCTGCAACTATTGGACGAGCTACATAGCTACGGTAGCGTACGCAACCTGAAAGACAGGCGTACCGACTTTTATGAGCTGAAACTAAAGAAGTGA
- a CDS encoding ribosome-associated translation inhibitor RaiA — protein sequence MDIIIQSLGFTAGEQLEGYIKEKLTKIDRMDDNIIRARVTLHKGQSATDNHHCDIRLEIPGYDHFVQKASGSFESASLDAIEALQKIIRRTKD from the coding sequence ATGGACATAATCATTCAATCGTTAGGGTTTACTGCAGGAGAACAACTGGAAGGTTACATCAAAGAAAAGCTGACCAAAATAGACCGTATGGACGATAACATCATCCGTGCCAGGGTAACTCTACATAAAGGGCAATCGGCGACAGACAACCATCACTGCGATATAAGGTTGGAGATACCTGGCTACGACCACTTTGTACAAAAGGCCTCCGGGTCATTCGAGAGCGCTTCGCTGGATGCTATTGAAGCATTGCAAAAGATCATCAGGCGGACAAAAGACTAA
- a CDS encoding Glu/Leu/Phe/Val dehydrogenase — MQSVFEHMQQMEHEQVVFCHDPKSGLNAIIAIHNTTLGPALGGTRLWNYASHEEGIIDALRLSRGMTYKAAISGLNLGGGKAVIIGDASKVKSEALWRRYGKFVNSLNGKYITAEDVNTSARDMEYIALETEHVTGVPEYMGGSGDPSPFTAYGVFVGMKASAKKAWGSDDLAGKKVLVQGVGHVGQYLVGHLVEAGADVYIADISDAKLKQTTDKFQKVKVINNADIFNMEMDIYAPCALGATVNTDSIGKMKCAIIAGAANNQLADENVHGPMLIEKGILYAPDFLINAGGLVNVSAELDGYNRERVMNQVEQIYDRTLEIFQLTETEKIHTQAAAMKLAQRRLDAIASVNSRL, encoded by the coding sequence ATGCAATCTGTTTTTGAACACATGCAGCAAATGGAGCACGAGCAGGTGGTTTTCTGCCACGACCCGAAAAGCGGGCTCAACGCTATCATTGCTATACACAATACAACATTAGGCCCGGCACTGGGTGGAACCCGTCTCTGGAATTATGCTTCTCACGAAGAGGGGATAATTGATGCACTGCGCCTGAGCAGGGGTATGACCTACAAAGCTGCTATCAGCGGCCTGAACCTGGGCGGTGGTAAAGCCGTTATCATTGGCGACGCTTCTAAAGTAAAATCTGAAGCCCTGTGGCGCAGGTATGGTAAGTTTGTGAACAGCCTGAACGGTAAGTACATTACTGCTGAGGATGTAAACACTTCTGCCCGTGACATGGAATATATAGCACTGGAAACAGAACATGTTACCGGCGTTCCTGAATACATGGGTGGTAGCGGAGACCCTTCTCCTTTCACGGCTTATGGTGTTTTTGTAGGAATGAAAGCTTCTGCTAAAAAAGCCTGGGGTAGTGATGACCTGGCCGGCAAGAAAGTACTGGTACAGGGTGTAGGACACGTTGGTCAATACCTAGTAGGCCACCTGGTAGAGGCGGGTGCTGATGTGTACATTGCTGATATAAGTGATGCAAAACTGAAACAAACTACTGATAAGTTCCAGAAAGTTAAGGTGATCAATAATGCCGACATCTTCAATATGGAGATGGATATATATGCTCCTTGTGCTTTGGGTGCTACGGTAAATACAGACAGCATTGGTAAAATGAAATGCGCTATCATAGCAGGTGCTGCCAACAACCAGCTGGCTGATGAGAATGTGCATGGCCCGATGCTGATAGAAAAAGGTATCCTGTACGCTCCTGACTTCCTGATCAACGCAGGTGGCCTGGTGAATGTAAGTGCTGAACTGGATGGTTATAACCGCGAACGTGTTATGAACCAGGTGGAACAGATATACGACCGTACTTTAGAGATATTCCAACTGACAGAAACTGAGAAGATACACACACAGGCTGCTGCTATGAAGTTGGCACAACGCAGACTGGACGCTATAGCGAGTGTGAACTCAAGGCTATAA
- the pdeM gene encoding ligase-associated DNA damage response endonuclease PdeM, whose protein sequence is MLAIDIQGEPMSLLPGKALLWQQRHTLIVADLHWGKTAHFRKHGIAIPINAQHNDEIRLAELIRQHKVERLIVAGDMFHSRENNEVDNFSHWRNAHKELSIDLVLGNHDILPEEMYTGNNMAVHEAILDEGSFIISHDEIAEPGKFYIHGHIHPAFVVSGRGRNNIKLPCYCMNDKRLVLPSFGSFTGSHKVSTKEYSHIYVIAEDEVIQWQ, encoded by the coding sequence GTGTTAGCAATCGATATACAAGGAGAACCCATGTCGCTGCTGCCCGGGAAAGCTCTTCTCTGGCAGCAGCGACATACTCTTATAGTGGCCGACCTGCACTGGGGTAAGACGGCGCATTTCAGGAAACACGGCATAGCTATACCCATCAATGCACAACATAACGATGAGATCAGGCTGGCTGAGCTGATCAGGCAGCATAAAGTTGAGCGACTGATAGTGGCAGGGGATATGTTTCATAGCAGGGAGAACAATGAAGTAGACAATTTCAGCCATTGGCGCAATGCGCATAAAGAACTGTCTATAGATCTTGTTTTGGGTAACCATGATATTCTGCCCGAAGAAATGTATACCGGCAATAATATGGCCGTACATGAGGCGATATTGGACGAAGGCAGTTTTATCATCAGCCATGATGAGATAGCAGAACCCGGAAAGTTCTATATACACGGTCATATTCACCCGGCATTTGTAGTGAGTGGCAGGGGTAGGAATAACATCAAGCTGCCATGTTATTGTATGAATGATAAGCGGCTGGTGTTACCATCCTTCGGCAGCTTTACAGGCAGCCACAAGGTGAGCACAAAAGAATATTCACACATATATGTAATTGCGGAAGATGAAGTGATACAATGGCAGTGA
- a CDS encoding energy transducer TonB → MEAQAIAQADYLDILFDNRNKKYGGYVLRKYQDQRMMKALLLIVGCCITLVTLAILPRGKEVKNVVMVTPPIVLTDADEIIPKPPKPIPPETRPALPETVPTIQNPLPVISPDEVVTNTPPPVDSFAGRESGPVTAEGDPIGSSVTTNTTKPTGNSNVVSEPPAEPVIYAEQMPEFKGDIYSYLGRSVHYPQQAIQANIEGKVLIQFVVNEDGAISRTKVLRGIGGGCDEEALRVVSAMPAWKPGKQNGKAVKVFFTLPITFRLQ, encoded by the coding sequence ATGGAAGCACAAGCAATTGCACAAGCCGACTACTTAGACATCCTGTTTGACAACCGTAACAAAAAATACGGTGGATACGTACTCAGGAAATACCAGGACCAACGTATGATGAAGGCCTTGCTGCTGATAGTGGGTTGTTGTATCACACTGGTTACTTTGGCTATATTGCCCCGAGGTAAAGAGGTGAAGAATGTGGTAATGGTAACACCACCCATTGTTTTGACTGATGCAGATGAGATTATCCCCAAACCACCTAAGCCCATACCTCCGGAAACAAGACCTGCACTGCCTGAAACGGTGCCCACTATTCAGAATCCGTTACCTGTAATTAGTCCCGACGAAGTGGTGACCAATACGCCGCCTCCTGTAGATAGTTTTGCAGGCCGGGAGTCCGGCCCTGTAACTGCTGAAGGAGATCCTATTGGCAGTTCTGTCACCACGAATACAACCAAGCCAACCGGCAACTCAAATGTCGTATCAGAGCCGCCGGCAGAGCCTGTGATATATGCGGAACAGATGCCGGAATTTAAAGGTGATATATATAGCTACCTGGGGCGTTCTGTACATTATCCGCAGCAGGCAATACAGGCGAATATAGAAGGTAAGGTGTTGATACAGTTTGTCGTGAACGAAGATGGCGCTATCAGTCGTACGAAAGTATTGCGGGGCATTGGTGGCGGTTGCGATGAGGAAGCGCTGCGCGTAGTGAGTGCCATGCCTGCATGGAAGCCCGGTAAACAGAATGGTAAGGCGGTAAAAGTGTTTTTTACCTTGCCTATTACATTCAGGCTGCAGTAG
- a CDS encoding biopolymer transporter ExbD, translated as MAELQTTGKDRGRNRHTPRVDLTPMVDLGFILITFFIYTTTLVKPNAMEINTPADYDGGGTSYIDTATITIIPVAEHRFVYYNGMPDSKEELQTTDLKAMRDIIMQRQSALRHLPASFSKQAHQLHVIIKPADNSTYEDVVNILDEMLINKVPYYALTDISEEENKLLGEL; from the coding sequence ATGGCAGAGCTACAAACTACCGGTAAAGACAGAGGCAGAAACAGGCATACACCCAGGGTAGACCTGACACCAATGGTAGACCTGGGTTTTATCCTCATTACATTCTTTATTTACACAACCACGCTTGTTAAACCCAATGCTATGGAGATAAATACTCCCGCAGATTATGACGGCGGAGGTACCAGCTATATTGATACTGCTACCATTACTATTATACCTGTTGCGGAGCATAGGTTTGTATATTACAATGGCATGCCGGATAGTAAGGAGGAACTGCAAACAACAGACCTGAAGGCTATGCGTGATATTATTATGCAGAGGCAAAGTGCACTTAGACATCTTCCCGCAAGTTTCAGCAAGCAGGCGCACCAGTTGCACGTTATCATCAAACCAGCAGATAATAGTACTTACGAAGATGTGGTGAATATATTGGACGAAATGCTGATCAATAAGGTGCCCTACTATGCGCTTACAGACATCAGCGAAGAAGAGAATAAACTGCTGGGTGAACTGTAA
- a CDS encoding T9SS type A sorting domain-containing protein, translating into MNKFITLCLAAVMPAAVSAQKCMTSQKVKESIAAHPEMAQKVAELEAFTQQWIANNRAVKKTTATTRVPVVVHVLYKDAGENVSDAQIQSEFPVLNAAYSKTNANFSNTPAAFQALAGNPDMEFCLASKDLNGNAFSGINRVSVSSSFNGETDYFDPNKGGVAPWDPDKYVNVYLVGLTNGNLGFTYTPGTAPAGEEGIVIDSRAWGNTGTASSNQPNDKGATACHEFGHYFNLLHIWGTSASGCSDDDGVADTPPQDGESSGCPTYPLMDNCTATGDGIMFMNFMDYADDACMTMFSAGQVQRMQAAIAGPRAALVTSTVCGSVSVSTITQTTARIYPNPANDRVHIRLNRPAELNVQLVNSIGMVVLQQQISAAEVTLNTSALPAGWYFVRANGSEVNATAKIYIAH; encoded by the coding sequence ATGAACAAGTTTATTACGCTATGCCTGGCGGCTGTAATGCCTGCGGCAGTGTCTGCACAAAAGTGTATGACGTCTCAGAAGGTAAAAGAAAGTATTGCCGCGCATCCCGAAATGGCACAGAAAGTTGCCGAGTTAGAAGCGTTTACTCAACAATGGATAGCCAATAACAGGGCTGTTAAAAAAACTACTGCTACTACCCGTGTACCAGTAGTTGTGCATGTGCTATATAAAGATGCCGGGGAGAATGTTTCTGATGCACAGATACAATCAGAATTCCCTGTATTGAATGCTGCTTATAGCAAAACCAATGCAAATTTTTCTAACACCCCCGCAGCTTTCCAGGCCCTTGCCGGTAACCCGGATATGGAGTTTTGCCTGGCAAGCAAAGACCTCAATGGCAATGCTTTTTCAGGTATCAATAGAGTGTCTGTGAGCAGCAGTTTTAATGGAGAAACTGATTATTTTGATCCCAATAAAGGTGGAGTAGCACCATGGGACCCAGACAAATACGTGAACGTATACTTAGTGGGCCTTACCAATGGTAACCTGGGTTTTACTTATACGCCTGGTACTGCACCTGCAGGAGAGGAGGGTATAGTGATAGATAGCCGCGCATGGGGTAATACCGGTACTGCAAGCTCTAATCAGCCTAACGACAAGGGAGCAACCGCTTGTCACGAGTTCGGACACTATTTCAATCTGTTGCATATTTGGGGTACCAGTGCCAGCGGTTGCTCAGATGATGACGGTGTGGCTGACACCCCACCACAGGACGGAGAAAGTTCAGGTTGCCCCACCTATCCTTTAATGGATAACTGCACGGCTACCGGTGACGGTATTATGTTTATGAACTTTATGGACTATGCTGATGACGCATGTATGACCATGTTCTCTGCAGGCCAGGTGCAAAGGATGCAGGCTGCAATTGCCGGACCACGCGCTGCATTGGTAACGTCAACTGTTTGTGGTTCTGTAAGTGTAAGTACGATTACTCAAACCACCGCCCGTATTTATCCTAACCCGGCAAACGACCGAGTGCATATCAGGCTTAACAGACCTGCCGAGCTCAATGTCCAATTGGTGAACAGCATTGGTATGGTGGTGCTACAGCAACAGATTTCTGCGGCTGAGGTGACTCTGAACACCTCTGCTTTGCCAGCCGGCTGGTATTTTGTACGTGCAAATGGCAGTGAAGTAAACGCAACTGCTAAAATATATATAGCACACTAG
- a CDS encoding T9SS type A sorting domain-containing protein, with amino-acid sequence MKRILLSILCFLSISLKAQHPLVFTGFDLNSGLFDSDPQQFDSIGNRMLFSAIDAANGHEIWISDGTVAGTKMLKDIYSGANSSNAMLSGHIVMNGKMYFSAEDAANGRELWVTDGTVAGTQLLTDIFPGSSSGIVTYMFPTVLNSKIYFLASSSANGVEIWETDGTAANTHILKDIYSGAISSAPNGLTVMGGKIYFSANDGINGDELWVTDGTAAGTVMVKDLNPGISGSQIANMRVFNGKLYFMAVTTPRGRELWESDGTAAGTSILKDINPGAGSGVYGDNLVELNGKLFFAGDDGIDGVELWTTDGTSVGTKMVKNVYPGAGNGCYPTEFGIYNNKLFYRADDGTNGFEPWYSDGTATGTGMLMDIASGSWSDSDPGLFTQYKKNLYFVAWNGAGFHMYISDGTAANTQIIEPNISPIATSPYTNTSRLYMFDSTLYYRASYDGATGDELWALKDTTNYTTPPGAVHRVQINAVSSVHPNPNNGNFILQLNTLSITPVLIKLYDMTGRLTYSEQLPSMDLTYKISIPDLPAGSYSLSVITDKNVSIHKLLLE; translated from the coding sequence ATGAAACGAATTTTGTTATCTATTCTCTGTTTTCTCTCGATTTCACTAAAGGCTCAGCACCCGCTTGTATTTACGGGATTTGATCTGAATTCCGGTTTGTTTGATTCCGATCCACAGCAGTTTGATTCCATCGGTAACAGAATGCTTTTCAGCGCAATAGATGCCGCCAATGGTCATGAAATTTGGATCTCAGATGGAACAGTAGCGGGAACAAAAATGTTGAAAGACATCTATTCCGGCGCCAATAGCAGCAATGCTATGCTTTCTGGTCACATAGTCATGAATGGCAAAATGTATTTTAGCGCCGAAGACGCCGCTAATGGTAGAGAGCTTTGGGTGACAGACGGTACGGTTGCAGGTACTCAGTTACTCACTGATATTTTCCCCGGCTCATCCAGTGGCATAGTAACATATATGTTTCCCACAGTCTTGAATAGCAAAATATATTTCCTTGCGTCCTCTTCGGCAAACGGTGTTGAAATATGGGAAACTGATGGTACTGCTGCCAACACCCATATACTTAAAGACATATATTCAGGAGCCATAAGCAGTGCACCAAACGGACTTACAGTGATGGGTGGAAAAATATATTTTAGTGCAAATGACGGTATTAACGGCGATGAACTTTGGGTAACAGATGGTACCGCTGCCGGAACTGTAATGGTAAAGGATCTGAACCCTGGTATTTCAGGTTCTCAAATTGCAAACATGCGTGTATTCAACGGCAAACTTTATTTCATGGCAGTGACAACACCAAGAGGCAGGGAACTTTGGGAAAGTGACGGCACAGCAGCAGGAACAAGTATATTAAAAGATATCAATCCCGGGGCAGGTTCAGGTGTATACGGCGATAATCTTGTGGAACTTAACGGAAAGTTGTTTTTTGCTGGTGATGATGGGATTGACGGTGTTGAGCTGTGGACGACCGATGGGACATCTGTCGGGACTAAGATGGTAAAAAATGTTTATCCAGGTGCCGGGAATGGTTGTTATCCCACTGAATTCGGCATCTATAACAACAAACTATTCTACAGGGCAGATGATGGCACAAATGGGTTTGAGCCCTGGTATAGTGACGGAACAGCTACAGGTACAGGTATGCTGATGGATATCGCATCGGGCAGTTGGTCAGATTCAGATCCGGGCTTATTTACTCAATACAAAAAGAATCTTTACTTTGTTGCTTGGAATGGAGCCGGCTTTCACATGTATATTTCTGACGGTACTGCAGCAAACACACAAATAATCGAACCTAATATTTCTCCTATCGCAACCAGCCCATATACCAATACAAGCAGGCTATACATGTTCGACAGCACTCTCTATTATAGAGCATCATACGATGGCGCCACCGGTGATGAGCTCTGGGCGCTAAAAGATACTACAAACTACACAACACCTCCCGGTGCAGTGCATCGAGTACAAATCAACGCTGTCAGCTCTGTGCATCCCAATCCAAACAACGGGAATTTTATCCTGCAACTAAATACCTTATCCATAACACCTGTGCTAATAAAGCTATATGACATGACCGGCAGGTTAACTTACTCAGAGCAACTTCCTTCCATGGATCTTACATACAAAATAAGTATTCCTGATTTACCGGCAGGATCATATTCACTATCTGTTATAACAGACAAAAATGTAAGTATTCATAAACTTTTGTTAGAATAG
- a CDS encoding DUF2132 domain-containing protein, with translation MPETQKNNPLHGITLLMMLEQLVERYGWEQLGQRINIRCFRYDPSIKSSLTFLRKTPWARKEVEELYLLMIS, from the coding sequence ATGCCGGAAACACAAAAGAACAACCCATTGCATGGCATCACTTTATTAATGATGCTGGAGCAACTGGTAGAAAGATATGGTTGGGAACAACTGGGGCAGCGTATCAATATACGCTGTTTCCGGTACGACCCCAGTATCAAATCGAGCCTGACCTTTTTGCGCAAGACCCCGTGGGCCAGGAAAGAGGTAGAAGAGTTGTACCTGCTAATGATATCGTAA
- a CDS encoding rhodanese-related sulfurtransferase, producing MPVLHNRVSNEELKQRMLAETEPRTTVSFYQYFNIAEPQKIRDDLWRAFEPLKVFGRIYIASEGINGQVSVPASNYEAFRDALYAAAPELNGIRMNIAVDDDGKSFWVLKIKVRHKVVADGIDDPTFDMSKKGKYLKAKEYNELAADPETIIVDMRNHYEYEVGHFERAIEVPSDTFREQLPMAVDMLKDNRDKNIIMYCTGGIRCEKASAYMLHNGFKNVFHVEGGIIEYTRRAKEQGLPVKFIGKNFVFDDRLGERITDDVIAECHTCGKPCDTHTNCKNDGCHLLFIQCEECAEKLQGCCSEDCKEEHNLPVDEQRARRAGRENGIKIFNKSKDHPLRKHREQWKAERENS from the coding sequence ATGCCAGTGTTACACAACCGGGTATCGAACGAGGAACTGAAGCAGCGTATGTTGGCAGAGACAGAGCCACGTACCACAGTATCCTTCTACCAGTATTTCAATATTGCGGAACCGCAAAAAATCAGGGACGACCTATGGCGGGCTTTTGAGCCGCTGAAAGTATTTGGCCGTATTTACATAGCTAGTGAGGGGATCAACGGACAGGTAAGTGTGCCTGCAAGTAATTATGAGGCTTTCAGGGATGCGCTATATGCAGCTGCGCCTGAGCTAAACGGTATCCGCATGAATATTGCTGTAGATGACGATGGTAAATCTTTCTGGGTATTGAAGATCAAGGTGCGCCACAAGGTGGTAGCTGACGGGATAGATGACCCGACCTTTGATATGAGTAAGAAGGGCAAGTACCTGAAGGCGAAAGAGTATAACGAACTGGCTGCAGACCCGGAGACCATAATTGTAGATATGCGCAACCACTATGAGTATGAAGTGGGCCATTTTGAACGTGCCATTGAGGTGCCGTCTGATACTTTCCGTGAGCAATTGCCGATGGCAGTAGATATGCTGAAAGACAACAGGGATAAGAACATTATCATGTACTGTACCGGTGGTATACGTTGTGAGAAAGCCAGCGCCTACATGCTGCACAATGGTTTCAAGAATGTATTTCATGTAGAAGGTGGCATTATAGAATATACCCGTAGGGCTAAAGAGCAGGGACTGCCTGTAAAATTCATTGGGAAGAACTTTGTGTTTGATGACAGGCTGGGCGAGCGTATTACTGACGATGTGATAGCGGAATGTCATACTTGTGGTAAGCCATGCGATACCCATACCAATTGTAAGAATGATGGTTGTCACTTGCTGTTCATTCAGTGCGAAGAATGTGCTGAAAAATTACAGGGCTGTTGCAGCGAGGATTGTAAAGAAGAGCATAACCTGCCTGTAGACGAACAGCGCGCCCGCCGTGCCGGCAGGGAGAATGGCATCAAGATATTCAACAAATCGAAAGACCATCCACTACGCAAGCACCGCGAACAATGGAAGGCCGAACGGGAAAATAGTTAA
- a CDS encoding SDR family oxidoreductase, with amino-acid sequence MKVFIAGASGLVGSNCMKHFTEQGWEVAGSYFSYQVPGTVYYNTLEPEDANNFDVVCFAPDVIVHCGALTHVDKCEQQPEDSYTQTVQSTINLVAVAKKCNARFVYISTDYVFDGTDGPYTEEDKVNPLSVYGKHKLEAEQYALKEIPQTLVLRVTNVYGHEARGKNFVARIVQQCKDKQKLTLKLPYDQYACPTNAWDIARCMYLLLRDDKNGIYHIGGTDYTNRVQLALRVLQYFPDAEYDLIPMNTTELNQPAARPLIGGFITAKFNKEYPDFLFGNVDGFLKESL; translated from the coding sequence ATGAAAGTATTTATCGCAGGAGCATCAGGATTGGTAGGCAGTAATTGCATGAAACATTTCACCGAACAGGGTTGGGAGGTAGCAGGTTCTTACTTTTCATACCAGGTACCTGGAACCGTATATTACAATACACTCGAACCTGAAGATGCCAACAATTTTGACGTTGTTTGTTTTGCCCCTGACGTGATCGTTCATTGCGGTGCGCTGACGCACGTAGATAAGTGTGAGCAGCAACCCGAAGACAGCTATACGCAAACCGTACAAAGCACCATCAACCTGGTAGCTGTTGCAAAAAAGTGCAACGCACGCTTTGTTTACATTTCTACCGACTATGTATTTGATGGTACAGACGGACCTTATACTGAAGAGGACAAAGTAAACCCGCTGAGCGTTTACGGCAAACACAAACTGGAGGCTGAGCAATATGCCCTGAAAGAAATACCACAAACGCTGGTACTGAGGGTAACCAATGTATATGGACACGAGGCAAGGGGTAAGAACTTTGTAGCACGTATAGTGCAGCAATGCAAAGACAAACAAAAGCTGACACTTAAACTTCCGTACGACCAATACGCCTGCCCTACCAATGCATGGGATATAGCACGCTGCATGTACCTTTTATTAAGAGATGACAAGAATGGCATCTACCACATTGGCGGAACAGACTATACCAACCGTGTGCAACTGGCGTTGCGTGTTCTCCAATATTTCCCGGATGCCGAGTACGACCTGATACCCATGAATACAACAGAACTGAACCAACCTGCAGCACGACCACTGATTGGTGGTTTTATCACTGCAAAATTCAATAAAGAGTATCCTGATTTCCTGTTCGGGAACGTAGATGGCTTTCTGAAAGAGAGTTTATAA
- a CDS encoding Hsp20/alpha crystallin family protein, translated as MYKHRKNFTMTPATFGGLMDGVLNNKWDRMFFDDNWSNVTAPVNIKETDTAYQLDVVAPGLKKEDFDIQVEKDVLSVSFEQKEEQKETTDKMIRNEYKFRSFKRNFTLGDKINAAGISANYADGILSVNLPKAEPNEATTRKIDIA; from the coding sequence ATGTACAAACACAGAAAAAACTTCACGATGACACCTGCAACTTTTGGCGGATTAATGGATGGTGTACTGAACAACAAATGGGACCGTATGTTTTTTGACGACAATTGGAGCAACGTGACCGCACCGGTAAACATTAAAGAGACCGATACTGCATACCAACTGGATGTGGTAGCTCCGGGACTGAAAAAGGAAGATTTTGACATCCAGGTAGAAAAAGACGTATTGTCTGTTTCATTCGAACAAAAAGAAGAGCAAAAGGAAACAACTGACAAGATGATCAGGAACGAGTACAAGTTCCGTTCTTTCAAAAGAAACTTTACCCTGGGAGATAAGATAAATGCAGCAGGAATCTCTGCTAATTATGCTGATGGCATATTGAGCGTAAACTTACCCAAAGCAGAACCAAACGAAGCAACAACAAGGAAAATAGATATAGCGTAA